The genomic region TCGGCCGGCGTCTGCGTCGTCACCGCCCTGGACGCCACCGGCCGCCCGACCGGAATGACGGTCTCGGCCCTGACGTCCCTGTCGGCCCGGCCGCCGCTCGTCCTCGCCTGTCTGCGCGGCGGTTCACGCACCCTGACCGCACTGCGTGCCCAAGGTGCCTTCGCCGTCAGCCTGTTGACGGTGGATCAGGAGGCGGTGGCCGAGCGCTTCGCCGACTCCGCGGTACCGCCCGCGCTGCGGTTCGCCGACATCCCCGTACGCCACGTACTCGGGCTGCCGGTGCTCTCCGACGCGCTCGCCTGGTCGGTGTGCCTGGTCGAGGACATCCGCCGGTACGGGGATCATCACGCCGTCGTCGGACGCGTGATGGCGGTCGACGTGAACGGCGGGCGGCCGCTGCTCTGGCACGACCGCGCGTTCCACACCCTCACCGGACCGCACGAGGGCTGACCCTCAAGCGGACCTGCAGCCGACGCCCGGCCGGGACTTCCCGGCCGGGCGTTTTACTCATCATCCGCACTCCCCAGCACGGGAGTTCGCATGAGGGTTCGCATGAGAAGAGGGGGTGGTGCGAGCCCCGAAGGGCCCGCACCACCCCCTCCGTCACGTTCACGCCGTGGCGGTGCTCCCGCGGAGGACCTCGCTCGCGGAACCGAGATGGCGTGCGAGGTCGCGGTACGACTCCAGGACCCCGGTCTCGACGTACGGGATGTCCCGCTCGGCGCAGAACGCCTTGACGAGGGGGTACGCGTGCCGCAGGGCCGAGCGCGGCATGCCGGGGAACAGGTGGTGCTCGATCTGGTAGTTGAGGCCGCCGAAGAAGAAGTCGCCGACCAGGGAGGTGGGCAGGGTGCGGGCGGTGAGGACCTGCCTCTCCAGCCAGCTCCACTCCTTGCCGGCCCGGGTGGGCAGCCCCTTGTGGTTGACGGCGAAGCCCAGCCCGAGCAGATAGCCGAGGAGGATCTGGTGGACCGCCAGGAACAGCAGCGCGCTCGGCCAGGGCAGGAGCAGGAAGAGGGCGCCGAGGAAGAGCACCAGGTGCAGGGCCAGCAGTCCGCCCTCCAGGAGGGGCCGGCGCACGGCCCGCCTGCGCAGCGCGATGACCCCGGCGACGCGCAGGACCACGGCCTCAAGGCCCAGCAGCGGGAAGAACAGATAGCGCTGGTTGGTGGCGAGGAAGCGGGCGAATCCCGTACGGTCCTGCGCCTGTTCGGGCGCGAAGATGGCCTGGCGGCGCAGGATGTCCGGGTCGAGTTCCAGGTGGTTGGGGTGGTTGTGGTGCCGGTTGTGGTGCTGCTCCCACCAGCCGAAGCACACTCCGAGCATGAGGTTGCCGTGGATCAGGCCGAGGGCCCGGATGTACCGTCGGGAGCGGGTGATCTGCCGGTGTCCGGCGTCGTGCAGGAGGAAGGCGAGCTGTTCGTGCCAGACCGCGAGCCAGACCGCGGCCAGGACCATCTGCCACCAGGAGCCGTCGCCGAGCGCGAGAGCCGCCCAGCCGACGGCGTTCATCAGCCAGACCACCGCGATCCCGGTCACGTACTGGCCCTTGCGGGCCCGCATCAGCCCGGCGTCCGTGACGCGCCGGGTCAGTTCACGGAAGTCCTCCTCCATCGAACCGGGTTCGTACGGTGAGGAGTTGACCGCCGGGCTGTCGGACATCGGTGTACCACCGAACCTTTCGTACGGGTAAGTGCTGCGAGCCTTCTCCGCCTTGTGCTGCTGTCGGGGCGTCGGGCGTCACGGGGTCAGGCCCATGTCGGCGAGCCGGGCCTGCTGGGTGGTGCGCGCCCATTCGGCGGCGGTCAGCATCCGCTCCTCGGGGGTGGTGTCGACGAGGCGGCGGCCCGGCCACAGTTCGTAGTCGCCGGCGAGGTCGCGGTGCTGTTCCAGGCCCTGCTGGTAGAGCAGCTCCCGGCGGAAGGTCAACTGCTGCACGGGCAGCCGGGACCACAACTCCATGCCGCGCGCGATCAGTTCGCGGATGCGGTCCGCTTCCTCGGGGTGGCGCCGCAGATGGCGCCGGACGATGGTGCTGCCCACCGACAGATGCCGGATCTCGTCGATGCCGGCCGCGCGCTCGATCTCGGCGGCCGGGGGGTCGAAGGGCCGCCATTTGCGCTCGCTCAGCTCGGCGGTGGGCGCGAGGACGCCTTCGACGAGGACGGTCAGGGTGATCACGCCGCCGATGTAGTCCCGGTCGTTCTCCAGGACGGACAGCCCGAACTCCTCCAGCGGGACCAGGACCGCGTCCCGGTCGGCGCCGGCGAGCGACTCCATCGTGGCTTCCAACTGGTCGTACGGTACGCCCAGTTCGAGCAGGTGCCCGCGGAAGGCGTAGGCGTGCCGGGCCTCGTCCGCCAGCTGGGTGGTGTAGAAGTCCATCCCGGCGAGGTCGGGGGCGTACGCGACGAGGAAGGAGATGGCCCGGGTCGCCTTCTCCTCGGCCATCGAGCGGAAGGCGAGTTCCGCCATGACGGCCTGCCGCAGCGGGCCCTCCGCCAGCATGTGGTCCGGCACGGGTACGTCCGGCGAGCGACCCATCGGATCACCGCCGAGGGTGCCTTCGGGCACGGCCCGGAACCAGTAGCCGAGGTCGCAGTACTCGGGAGTGAGCTCGGTGTGCAGCGCGCCTTCCAGGAGGTTGGGGGCGCGATGGCGGTCGGCTTCCGCCGGGATCTTCGAAGCGAACGTGGTCATGTCGGCCTTTCCGGGGCAGGGGCTTTCGCCCGTCGGGGGGTTGGGTTTCGAATCGGCGTGAACTTTGAGGTCTCGAATGGGCGTGGACCATGGGGTCTCGCATCGGCGTGGACCGCGGATCGGCGTGCTGTCAGACCGACTTGGTGAGGCGCATCAGCCGCCAGACGGCGGCGGGGCTCACGCCGCCCTGGAACGCCAGGTACTCCGGTTCGATGAGCTGCGGCCGCCATTTGAGCTTGAAGGACTCCTGGGCGGCGGCCGGATAGACCGCCTGTCCCTTGGCCGCCAGCAGTTCCACGCAGCGGCGCAGTACGCGGCTGGCCGGACCGGGCTCGGCCGCGTCGGGGCGGAGGTGGACGAACGGGGTGAACCCGAGGTGGAGCCAGCCGCAGCCCTCGTCCTGGAACTGCCGCAGGGCGGTGGCGAACATCAGCTCCACCGTGCCGGGCGGGGCGTCCGGCAAGCGCCGGGTCAGGTCGTAGAGCCGGCCCGCCCGCTCACCGAACACCGGCGAGTACGACACGTACCCGACGGTCCGTCCCTCGTGGAGGGCGGTGAACAGGCGCCGGTGCGGTGCGCCCGGGCCGCCGCGTTCGCCGATGAGGAAGTCGAGCTCCTTGACGTGGCGGCCCTTGGCTCGCAACCATGCGGCGTCCACCGCGTCGAGGGCGGCGCCGACCTCCTCGCCGTCCCGCTCGCCCCCGGGCACCTCGGTGACGGTCACGCCTTCTCTGCGGGCCCGGTTGACCATGTTGCGGACCTTCACCATGCGCTGGCCGCCGAGACTGTAGCCGTCCAGCGCGATACTGAAGGAGGCGCCGAACCGGTTGACGACGAAGCCGTGCCGGGCGTGCAACTCGGCATCGGCGCGGGAGAGTTGGACGGCGGTGACCCGGCGGCCCTCGTCGTCGGCCCGCGCCAGCAGCGCGCCCAGCAGCCGCTCCTGGTCCGGGGCCGCGCAGACGGGACCGCCCAGCTGGAACAGATGCCGCCGCCCGCCCTCCCGGTAGGGAACGAACCCGTCGACGCCGTCCGCGTGGAAGCGCTGATTGCCGCGGTTCATCGCGAGGAACGCGCTGCTGTGGCTGCCGTGCCGACGCAGCATCTCGTAGGCCTCCGTGTCCGCGAGTGCCCGTACGGGGCTCACCGGGCCGCCGCCGTGCGTGCTTCGTGCGTCTCACGCGCTTCGTGCCACGGAACGGTCGCGAAGTCCCGTAACGCGCTCTGGACGGAGGGATGGGGCACGGGCTCGAAGGACACGGTGAACGACTTGGCGAAGTTGCCGAACAGCGCGCGGTCCCCGAAGAGATGGATGGGCAGGACCAGCAGCGCCCACTCCCAGCCGGACACCAGCACCCAGACGCCGAGGACCGCGCCCTGCACGCTCAGGCTGTGCATGGTGTTGTAGAGGACGTAGTAGACGCGGGAGACGCGCAGATCGGGGCTGCGGTGGTAGGCGATCGCCCCGGGGACGTAGCCGATGACGTCGACGTACGCGAAGAGGACGACGGCGACCCACCAGCGCACGTCGTCCAGGTGCGCGAGGAAGAAGCCGGTGGCG from Streptomyces sp. NBC_00878 harbors:
- a CDS encoding VlmB-like protein, which translates into the protein MTTFASKIPAEADRHRAPNLLEGALHTELTPEYCDLGYWFRAVPEGTLGGDPMGRSPDVPVPDHMLAEGPLRQAVMAELAFRSMAEEKATRAISFLVAYAPDLAGMDFYTTQLADEARHAYAFRGHLLELGVPYDQLEATMESLAGADRDAVLVPLEEFGLSVLENDRDYIGGVITLTVLVEGVLAPTAELSERKWRPFDPPAAEIERAAGIDEIRHLSVGSTIVRRHLRRHPEEADRIRELIARGMELWSRLPVQQLTFRRELLYQQGLEQHRDLAGDYELWPGRRLVDTTPEERMLTAAEWARTTQQARLADMGLTP
- a CDS encoding flavin reductase family protein; the protein is MADLAVVPQQPSTTTTGWDALRDEPGPDTVRCLGLYAKLSAGVCVVTALDATGRPTGMTVSALTSLSARPPLVLACLRGGSRTLTALRAQGAFAVSLLTVDQEAVAERFADSAVPPALRFADIPVRHVLGLPVLSDALAWSVCLVEDIRRYGDHHAVVGRVMAVDVNGGRPLLWHDRAFHTLTGPHEG
- a CDS encoding DUF2156 domain-containing protein — protein: MSPVRALADTEAYEMLRRHGSHSSAFLAMNRGNQRFHADGVDGFVPYREGGRRHLFQLGGPVCAAPDQERLLGALLARADDEGRRVTAVQLSRADAELHARHGFVVNRFGASFSIALDGYSLGGQRMVKVRNMVNRARREGVTVTEVPGGERDGEEVGAALDAVDAAWLRAKGRHVKELDFLIGERGGPGAPHRRLFTALHEGRTVGYVSYSPVFGERAGRLYDLTRRLPDAPPGTVELMFATALRQFQDEGCGWLHLGFTPFVHLRPDAAEPGPASRVLRRCVELLAAKGQAVYPAAAQESFKLKWRPQLIEPEYLAFQGGVSPAAVWRLMRLTKSV
- a CDS encoding acyl-CoA desaturase → MSDSPAVNSSPYEPGSMEEDFRELTRRVTDAGLMRARKGQYVTGIAVVWLMNAVGWAALALGDGSWWQMVLAAVWLAVWHEQLAFLLHDAGHRQITRSRRYIRALGLIHGNLMLGVCFGWWEQHHNRHHNHPNHLELDPDILRRQAIFAPEQAQDRTGFARFLATNQRYLFFPLLGLEAVVLRVAGVIALRRRAVRRPLLEGGLLALHLVLFLGALFLLLPWPSALLFLAVHQILLGYLLGLGFAVNHKGLPTRAGKEWSWLERQVLTARTLPTSLVGDFFFGGLNYQIEHHLFPGMPRSALRHAYPLVKAFCAERDIPYVETGVLESYRDLARHLGSASEVLRGSTATA